The Lysobacter gummosus genome includes a region encoding these proteins:
- the greA gene encoding transcription elongation factor GreA has translation MRAPITAKGALRLRAELEELKSVKRPAVINSIAEARAHGDLKENAEYHAAREQQGFIEGRIKQLEAELSHAEIIDISKLNAGSKVVFGATVELTDVDTDEERTYQIVGDLEADIKLGLIAISSPVARALIGKNEGDSVEIQAPGGVREYEIVSVSYNG, from the coding sequence ATGAGAGCACCCATCACGGCCAAGGGCGCGCTGCGTTTGCGCGCTGAGCTGGAAGAACTCAAGTCGGTCAAGCGGCCGGCGGTGATCAACTCGATCGCCGAAGCGCGCGCCCACGGCGATCTCAAGGAGAACGCCGAGTACCACGCCGCGCGCGAACAACAAGGTTTCATCGAAGGCCGCATCAAGCAGCTCGAAGCCGAGCTGTCGCACGCGGAAATCATCGACATCAGCAAGCTCAACGCCGGCTCCAAGGTCGTGTTCGGCGCCACCGTCGAGCTGACCGATGTGGATACCGACGAGGAGCGCACCTATCAGATCGTCGGCGACCTGGAAGCGGACATCAAGCTGGGCCTGATCGCGATCTCCTCGCCGGTGGCGCGCGCGCTGATCGGAAAGAACGAGGGCGACAGCGTCGAGATCCAGGCGCCCGGCGGCGTGCGCGAGTACGAAATCGTCAGCGTCAGCTACAACGGCTGA
- the recJ gene encoding single-stranded-DNA-specific exonuclease RecJ yields MSPAATKTAARLRRREPAGEGDWPDSMSPLLRRIYAARGATCLEQAQPRLAQLLPPDGMLGLDTATQLLFDAIAADRHILVVGDFDCDGATACAVGVRGLRMLGAKRVSHAVPNRIVHGYGLSPALVEELAGLQPDLLVTVDHGIACHAGIAAARERGWQVLVTDHHLPGDHLPMADAIVDPNQPGDAFPSKMLAGVGVMFYVLLALRRRMREAGLFKDAGPDLTVLLDLVAVGTVADLVPLDANNRALVAAGLRRLRAGQGSAGLRALIEVSQRDYRRLTAADIGYALAPRLNAAGRLEDMALGIECLITDDAVQARYIASTLNDINAERRAVQQQMTDEAELAFARVSIDAQAAPLALCLFDPDWHPGVVGLVASKMKERLHRPVIAFAPAEPGSDQLRGSARSIPGFHIRDALADVAARHPDLIERFGGHAMAAGLSLRQDAFETFRGAFEQCARAALTPELLQADVLSDGELAIAEFDRAHAESLRDAGPWGQGFAEPQFDGEFEVLSWRVVGERHLKLELGRDGLRLNAIEFGGWDGNRPPPWVRIAYRLEPDDYRGGNAVQLVVVHREAL; encoded by the coding sequence ATGAGCCCTGCCGCGACGAAAACCGCCGCGCGCCTGCGCCGTCGCGAGCCCGCGGGCGAGGGCGACTGGCCCGACTCGATGTCGCCGCTGCTGCGCCGCATCTACGCCGCGCGCGGCGCCACCTGCCTGGAGCAGGCGCAGCCGCGGCTGGCGCAGTTGCTGCCGCCCGACGGCATGCTCGGCCTGGACACGGCGACGCAGTTGCTGTTCGACGCGATCGCCGCCGATCGCCACATTTTGGTGGTCGGCGATTTCGATTGCGACGGCGCCACCGCCTGCGCGGTCGGCGTGCGCGGCCTGCGCATGCTCGGGGCCAAGCGGGTGTCGCATGCGGTGCCCAACCGGATCGTGCACGGCTACGGCTTGTCGCCGGCCTTGGTCGAGGAATTGGCGGGGCTGCAACCGGATTTGCTGGTCACGGTCGATCACGGCATCGCCTGCCACGCCGGCATCGCCGCCGCGCGCGAACGCGGCTGGCAGGTGTTGGTCACCGATCACCATCTGCCCGGCGACCATTTGCCGATGGCCGACGCCATCGTCGATCCGAATCAACCCGGCGACGCGTTTCCCAGCAAGATGCTGGCCGGCGTCGGAGTCATGTTCTACGTACTGCTGGCCTTGCGCCGGCGCATGCGCGAAGCGGGGTTGTTCAAAGATGCCGGCCCCGATCTGACCGTGCTGCTGGATCTGGTCGCGGTCGGTACCGTCGCCGACCTGGTTCCGCTGGACGCGAACAATCGCGCGCTGGTCGCCGCCGGGCTGCGCCGCTTGCGCGCCGGCCAGGGCAGCGCCGGTCTGCGCGCGCTGATCGAAGTGTCGCAGCGCGATTACCGCCGTCTCACCGCCGCCGACATCGGCTACGCGCTGGCGCCGCGGCTCAACGCCGCCGGCCGCCTGGAGGACATGGCGCTGGGCATCGAATGCCTGATCACCGACGACGCCGTGCAGGCGCGCTACATCGCCTCCACGCTCAACGACATCAACGCAGAGCGCCGCGCGGTGCAGCAGCAGATGACCGATGAGGCCGAATTGGCCTTCGCCCGCGTCAGCATCGACGCCCAGGCCGCGCCGCTGGCGCTGTGCCTGTTCGATCCCGACTGGCATCCCGGCGTGGTCGGGCTGGTCGCCTCGAAGATGAAAGAGCGCCTGCACCGGCCGGTGATCGCCTTCGCCCCGGCCGAACCGGGCAGCGACCAGTTGCGCGGCTCGGCGCGTTCGATTCCCGGTTTCCATATTCGCGACGCCCTGGCCGACGTGGCCGCGCGCCATCCCGATCTGATCGAACGCTTCGGCGGCCATGCCATGGCCGCGGGCCTGTCGCTGCGGCAGGACGCGTTCGAAACCTTCCGCGGCGCGTTCGAGCAGTGCGCGCGCGCGGCGCTGACGCCCGAGTTGCTGCAGGCCGACGTGCTGAGCGACGGCGAACTCGCCATCGCCGAGTTCGACCGCGCCCACGCCGAATCGCTGCGCGACGCCGGGCCCTGGGGCCAGGGCTTCGCCGAGCCGCAGTTCGACGGCGAGTTCGAAGTGCTGTCGTGGCGCGTGGTCGGCGAGCGCCATCTGAAACTCGAACTGGGCCGCGACGGCCTGCGCTTGAACGCGATCGAGTTCGGCGGCTGGGATGGCAACCGGCCGCCGCCGTGGGTGCGCATCGCCTATCGCCTGGAGCCGGACGATTATCGCGGCGGCAACGCGGTGCAGCTCGTGGTGGTCCACCGCGAAGCGCTGTAG
- a CDS encoding ATP-binding protein — translation MEGNPAQLRTAGVDLGGLMTVLGQHLYSTPLVALRELVQNANDSIVRRRLEDPAAPTAPRITVVGDISARTVRVIDTGTGLTESEIHTYLATVGVGYTRGLRQGQAASEELIGMFGLGFLSAFVIAERVTVTTTSFQQPDRGWRYQSSNGEQYSLAAAPAREIGTVVELALREEHARLAGEDYLARVLGRYCALLRVPIYIGDAAEPLNPEPPPWRGDSDSVSEHPVQARKRQLRFASRFEQQFEPICAMPVPALAGESDPRGLLWVQDGGTYGNSDNRNLSVFVRGMLLDDDARDLLPGWAGFVGGVIESSRLMPTASREDLQRNEAYRSAQHAIAESLIGGLAAVAREQPEAWRRILNRHNEALLGAALCDARLFELLAEEVRVPSSHGDLRASALRREGAIHVGLSTGGFEDMLFRMLGVPVARGDRYAVLPFLRQWVQRHGGRLIEIGTEQGNRQLFTELGLPDAELDWLRETLADGEKVVPARFAPAELPLMVVPDREAELKRRLESDEADKRISMTALRLVRGFTAGIDGSAQARLYVNLDNPAMRALLATMRADRAAAEPAARLLKAIKQLMETHNDADGHGHRLNGALAAIGDSVLRLLPAAAGQAGD, via the coding sequence TTGGAAGGCAATCCGGCACAACTGCGTACCGCCGGCGTGGACTTGGGCGGATTGATGACGGTGCTGGGCCAGCACTTGTACTCGACACCGCTGGTCGCGCTGCGCGAACTGGTGCAGAACGCGAACGATTCCATCGTCCGGCGCCGCCTGGAAGATCCCGCCGCGCCGACCGCGCCGCGCATCACCGTGGTCGGCGACATCAGCGCGCGCACGGTGCGGGTGATCGACACCGGCACCGGCCTGACCGAGTCGGAAATCCATACCTATCTGGCCACCGTCGGCGTGGGCTACACCCGCGGCCTGCGCCAGGGCCAGGCCGCCAGCGAAGAGCTGATCGGCATGTTCGGCCTGGGGTTCCTGTCCGCGTTCGTGATCGCCGAACGGGTCACCGTCACCACCACCTCGTTCCAGCAGCCCGATCGCGGCTGGCGCTATCAATCCAGCAACGGCGAGCAATACAGCCTGGCCGCGGCGCCGGCGCGCGAGATCGGCACCGTGGTCGAGCTGGCGCTGCGCGAAGAACACGCGCGCCTGGCCGGCGAGGACTACCTGGCGCGCGTGCTCGGCCGTTACTGCGCCTTGCTGCGCGTGCCGATCTACATCGGCGATGCGGCCGAGCCGCTCAATCCCGAGCCGCCGCCGTGGCGCGGCGACAGCGACAGCGTCAGCGAACATCCGGTGCAGGCGCGCAAGCGCCAGCTGCGCTTCGCCAGCCGCTTCGAGCAGCAATTCGAACCGATCTGCGCGATGCCGGTGCCGGCTCTCGCCGGCGAGAGCGATCCGCGCGGCCTGCTGTGGGTGCAGGACGGCGGCACCTACGGCAACAGCGACAATCGCAATCTGTCCGTGTTCGTGCGCGGCATGCTGCTCGACGACGACGCGCGCGACCTGTTGCCGGGCTGGGCCGGATTCGTCGGCGGCGTGATCGAGTCCAGCCGGCTGATGCCCACCGCCAGCCGCGAAGACCTGCAGCGCAACGAGGCCTACCGCAGCGCCCAGCACGCCATCGCCGAATCCCTGATCGGCGGGTTGGCGGCGGTGGCGCGCGAGCAGCCCGAAGCCTGGCGGCGCATCCTCAATCGTCACAACGAGGCCCTGCTCGGCGCCGCGCTGTGCGATGCGCGGTTGTTCGAGTTGCTGGCCGAAGAAGTGCGCGTGCCCAGCTCGCACGGCGATCTGCGCGCCAGCGCCTTGCGCCGCGAAGGCGCGATCCATGTCGGCCTGAGCACCGGCGGGTTCGAGGACATGCTGTTCCGCATGCTCGGCGTGCCGGTCGCGCGCGGCGACCGTTACGCGGTGCTGCCGTTCCTGCGGCAATGGGTGCAGCGCCACGGCGGCCGCCTGATCGAGATCGGCACCGAGCAGGGCAACCGCCAGCTGTTCACCGAACTGGGCCTGCCGGACGCCGAACTGGACTGGCTGCGCGAGACCTTGGCCGACGGCGAAAAAGTCGTGCCCGCGCGTTTCGCCCCGGCCGAACTGCCGCTGATGGTGGTGCCCGATCGCGAGGCCGAGCTCAAGCGCCGGCTGGAAAGCGACGAAGCGGACAAGCGCATTTCGATGACCGCGCTGCGCCTGGTGCGCGGCTTCACCGCCGGCATCGACGGTTCGGCCCAGGCGCGCTTGTACGTCAACCTGGACAACCCGGCGATGCGCGCGTTGCTGGCGACGATGCGCGCCGATCGCGCCGCCGCCGAACCTGCGGCGCGTTTGCTCAAGGCGATCAAGCAACTGATGGAAACCCATAACGATGCCGACGGCCACGGCCACCGGCTCAACGGCGCGCTGGCGGCGATCGGCGACAGCGTGCTGCGCCTGCTGCCGGCCGCGGCGGGCCAGGCCGGCGATTGA
- a CDS encoding tetratricopeptide repeat protein — MDIFDWIEDLSEELREAGQYRVVELINRIPHELHDNHPERVEAMLPEALAAARALQNPWLEVFFRHWGLQNRMRNLAEGEKALPEAVSLLEFAHRDETQQCPQSVCVTQDIAICYGNVDGPGWVPERLALSEETLARIEPSRNCYDCISREYALALMDGGRADEAVTYLQAQARNMLRDGGEPGVAYRETQAGALFRAGRCEQALAALDAIEEEELDDDDDGDRLSRATFRALILARLGRMDEAWDALPPYGPTVVPLLYPNWSEAVALIAAAKPEHNHWRLGRLLATMVSHMDRVGAHRRCIELALRHGELALLRKAGWTARRALAIARRHLPLLRSDLGAGELIAAFAARVDALDAAAVPSMPAEAVYEHVRDDEGSDPEQDIELLLAAYRERPDDGPLAGLLGSAMIACGSREDAIAHLWEFVRRHPQSEDAPASQLLEQLLDHGEAEAEIGRLAALVEPERPAFAHWCRAQLAFARERWSEVGEHVERLLTHVPDANGARRLWARAAMANQDFDRAVGLYAALAEQSEEPGGDDWDLMSAASAAGDWPAVRRSAARLGMQLSSEDGPVRESWGWLRLRYEHDGESYDCLGSRTGPVTAEVVTVAAPGRPQHVRDEVVFDAAPLEQAPEDEAEREHWLTPFRVVHTRRRADYRSWFVDGAHPGESAFEAMREALEAQQWSVWVRSGDDYRVRDPKQDEDAALPGLYFFLATPPQVAPSQVDSRLLELTAGWEHPLSWLQLAEQAGADTGRHEAIVEAYGL, encoded by the coding sequence ATGGACATCTTCGATTGGATCGAAGACCTCAGCGAAGAACTGCGCGAAGCCGGCCAGTACCGCGTGGTCGAACTCATCAACCGCATTCCGCACGAACTGCACGACAACCACCCCGAGCGCGTCGAGGCCATGCTGCCCGAGGCGCTGGCGGCGGCGCGCGCGCTGCAGAACCCGTGGCTGGAAGTGTTCTTCCGCCACTGGGGCCTGCAGAACCGCATGCGCAATCTGGCCGAGGGCGAGAAGGCGCTGCCCGAGGCGGTGTCGCTGCTGGAATTCGCCCATCGCGACGAAACCCAGCAATGCCCGCAATCGGTGTGCGTGACCCAGGACATCGCGATCTGCTACGGCAACGTCGACGGCCCGGGCTGGGTGCCCGAGCGTCTGGCGCTCAGCGAGGAAACGCTGGCGCGGATCGAGCCCAGCCGCAACTGCTACGACTGCATCAGCCGCGAATACGCGCTGGCGCTGATGGACGGCGGGCGCGCGGATGAGGCGGTGACCTATCTGCAAGCCCAGGCGCGCAACATGCTGCGCGACGGCGGCGAGCCCGGCGTGGCCTATCGCGAAACCCAGGCCGGCGCCTTGTTCCGCGCCGGCCGCTGCGAACAGGCACTGGCCGCGTTGGATGCGATCGAAGAAGAGGAACTCGACGACGACGACGACGGCGACCGCCTCAGCCGCGCGACCTTCCGCGCGCTGATTCTGGCCAGGCTCGGCCGCATGGACGAAGCCTGGGACGCGCTGCCGCCTTACGGCCCGACCGTGGTGCCGTTGCTGTATCCCAACTGGTCCGAAGCGGTCGCGCTGATCGCGGCGGCCAAACCCGAACACAACCATTGGCGGCTCGGCCGCCTGCTCGCCACGATGGTGAGCCACATGGATCGCGTCGGCGCGCACCGGCGCTGCATCGAACTGGCGCTGCGTCACGGCGAACTGGCGCTGCTGCGCAAGGCCGGCTGGACCGCGCGCCGCGCTCTGGCGATCGCCCGTCGTCATCTGCCGTTGCTGCGCAGCGACCTGGGCGCGGGCGAGCTGATCGCCGCCTTCGCCGCGCGCGTGGACGCGCTGGACGCCGCCGCCGTTCCGAGCATGCCCGCCGAAGCGGTCTACGAACACGTGCGCGACGATGAAGGCTCCGACCCGGAACAGGACATCGAACTGCTGCTCGCGGCATATCGCGAACGCCCGGACGACGGTCCGCTGGCCGGGCTGCTGGGCTCGGCGATGATCGCCTGCGGCTCGCGCGAGGACGCGATCGCGCATCTGTGGGAGTTCGTGCGCCGGCATCCGCAGTCCGAGGACGCGCCGGCGAGCCAGTTGCTGGAGCAGTTGCTGGACCACGGCGAGGCCGAAGCCGAAATCGGCCGGCTCGCCGCGCTGGTCGAGCCGGAGCGGCCGGCGTTCGCGCATTGGTGCCGCGCGCAGCTGGCGTTCGCCCGCGAACGTTGGAGCGAAGTCGGCGAGCACGTCGAACGCCTGCTGACCCACGTGCCGGATGCGAACGGCGCGCGCCGGTTGTGGGCGAGGGCGGCGATGGCGAATCAGGATTTCGACCGCGCCGTGGGCTTGTACGCGGCCTTGGCCGAACAATCGGAAGAACCCGGCGGCGACGACTGGGATCTGATGTCGGCCGCCAGCGCCGCCGGCGATTGGCCGGCGGTGCGGCGCAGCGCCGCGCGCCTGGGCATGCAACTGAGCAGCGAGGACGGGCCGGTACGCGAGTCCTGGGGCTGGCTGCGCCTTCGTTACGAGCACGACGGCGAAAGCTACGACTGCCTGGGCAGCCGTACCGGCCCGGTGACCGCCGAAGTGGTCACCGTGGCGGCGCCGGGCCGGCCGCAGCACGTGCGCGACGAAGTCGTATTCGACGCCGCGCCGCTGGAGCAGGCGCCGGAAGACGAGGCCGAGCGCGAACACTGGCTGACGCCGTTTCGCGTGGTGCACACCCGCCGTCGCGCCGATTACCGCAGTTGGTTCGTCGATGGCGCGCACCCCGGCGAATCCGCGTTCGAAGCGATGCGCGAGGCGCTGGAAGCGCAGCAATGGTCGGTGTGGGTGCGCAGCGGCGACGACTATCGGGTGCGCGATCCGAAGCAGGACGAAGACGCTGCGTTGCCGGGTCTGTATTTCTTCCTCGCCACGCCGCCCCAGGTCG